One segment of Bradyrhizobium sp. CB2312 DNA contains the following:
- a CDS encoding peptidylprolyl isomerase, with protein sequence MTTSFPVTTGQRFRLASALAGSLALALTLAIAGPLRAADDPVLAKVNGAEIKKSDVAMAEEELGPSLAQMDPATKDENVLSFLIDMKIVSKAAEDKKIADSEEFKKRLAFARNRLLMDNLLAGEGKAATTPDAMKKVYEEASKQITGEQEVRARHILVETEDEAKAVKAELDKGADFAELAKKKSKDPGSADGGDLGFFTKEQMVPEFSAVAFALEPGKISDPVKSQFGWHIIKVEEKRNRKAPDFEQVKAQIENYVTRKAQADYVAKLRSEAKVERMDQADASKDAKSDAKPDAKPADAAKPSDSKMAPPAKK encoded by the coding sequence ATGACCACCTCGTTCCCGGTAACCACCGGCCAGCGTTTCCGCCTCGCTTCCGCCCTGGCTGGCAGCCTCGCTCTGGCGCTGACCCTGGCGATCGCAGGCCCGCTCCGGGCCGCCGACGATCCGGTTCTGGCGAAGGTCAATGGCGCCGAGATCAAGAAGAGCGACGTCGCCATGGCCGAGGAGGAACTCGGACCGAGCCTCGCGCAGATGGACCCGGCTACCAAGGACGAGAACGTCCTGTCGTTTCTGATCGACATGAAGATCGTCTCCAAGGCCGCCGAGGACAAGAAGATCGCGGATAGCGAGGAGTTCAAGAAGCGCCTGGCGTTCGCCCGCAACCGCCTGCTGATGGACAACCTGCTCGCGGGCGAGGGCAAGGCCGCCACCACCCCGGACGCCATGAAGAAGGTCTATGAGGAGGCCTCCAAGCAGATCACCGGCGAGCAGGAGGTGCGTGCCCGCCACATCCTGGTCGAGACCGAGGACGAGGCCAAGGCGGTGAAGGCCGAGCTCGACAAGGGCGCCGATTTCGCCGAGCTCGCCAAGAAGAAGTCCAAGGATCCGGGCTCCGCCGACGGCGGCGACCTCGGCTTCTTCACCAAGGAGCAGATGGTGCCGGAATTCTCGGCGGTGGCGTTCGCGCTGGAGCCGGGCAAGATCTCCGACCCCGTGAAGTCGCAGTTCGGCTGGCACATCATCAAGGTCGAGGAAAAGCGCAACCGCAAGGCGCCGGACTTCGAGCAGGTCAAGGCCCAGATCGAGAACTACGTCACCCGCAAGGCCCAGGCCGACTACGTCGCCAAGCTGCGGAGCGAGGCCAAGGTCGAACGGATGGACCAGGCCGACGCCTCCAAGGACGCCAAGTCGGATGCCAAGCCGGATGCCAAGCCGGCCGACGCGGCGAAGCCCTCCGACAGCAAGATGGCTCCACCCGCCAAGAAGTAA
- the secA gene encoding preprotein translocase subunit SecA, producing the protein MIGALARKFFGSSNDRRVKGYQSRVNAINALEPEVSKLSDEALKARTAEFKKQLAEGKTLDDLLVPAFATVREAAKRTLGQRHFDVQLIGGMVLHEGDIAEMKTGEGKTLVATLAVYLNALAGKGVHVVTVNDYLARRDSGWMGQIYGFLGLTTGVIVHGLDDAERKAAYACDITYGTNNEYGFDYLRDNMKYRLEDMVQRPHFFAIVDEVDSILIDEARTPLIISGPLDDRSDFYNTIDGFLPKLDKTDFEVDEKQRTVTLTEAGMEKIETLLRDAGQLKGESLYDVENVSVVHHINQALRAHTLFTRDKDYIVRDNEVVIIDEFTGRMMPGRRYSEGLHQALEAKEHVQVQPENQTLASITFQNYFRMYEKLAGMTGTAATEADELFDIYKLEVVEIPTNLSIARLDEDDEVYRTQKEKYQAILAEIERANSRLQPVLVGTASIEKSEVLAEFLKQNGYKQIDFGKEHALDKLYAAARAGKPAKLFAVLNARFHEQEAYIVAEAGVPGAITIATNMAGRGTDIKLGGSLEMRLQQETAGITDEAEKAKKIEQIKADIEHFRGIVLKAEETVEVEPAKGSKPAKTVKKPGGLYIIGSERHESRRIDNQLRGRSGRQGDPGRSKFFLSLEDDLMRIFGSDRLDSMLQRLGLQEGEAIIHPWINKALEKAQQKVEARNFDIRKNLLKFDNVQNDQRKVIFDQRVDLMKDDSVAETVTDMRHAFIDDLVAKHVPEHAYAEQWDVAGLKDELKRVLDLDLPVDDWAKEEGIADEELLTRIETKADEHMAAKVAQWGPDVMRYVEKTILLQTLDHLWREHLIMLDHLRQVIGLRGYGQRDPLQEYKTEAFNLFQEMSAHLREAVTAQLMRVEIVPPEQEAPILPAMEAHKFDPNTGEDEMALASVTLAPQATDAALRDPKNPASWGKVGRNEDCPCGSGKKYKHCHGRYA; encoded by the coding sequence ATGATCGGCGCGCTCGCCCGCAAGTTTTTCGGCTCCTCCAACGACAGGCGGGTGAAGGGATACCAGTCCCGCGTCAACGCGATCAACGCGCTGGAGCCCGAAGTCTCGAAGCTTTCCGACGAGGCCCTCAAGGCCCGCACCGCCGAGTTCAAGAAGCAGCTCGCCGAGGGCAAGACGCTCGACGACCTCCTCGTCCCCGCCTTCGCCACCGTGCGCGAGGCGGCCAAGCGCACGCTCGGCCAGCGCCATTTCGACGTCCAGCTGATCGGCGGCATGGTGCTGCACGAGGGCGACATCGCCGAGATGAAGACCGGCGAAGGCAAGACGCTGGTGGCAACGCTCGCGGTCTATCTCAACGCGCTCGCCGGCAAGGGCGTCCACGTCGTCACCGTCAACGACTACCTCGCCCGCCGCGACTCCGGCTGGATGGGCCAGATCTACGGCTTCCTCGGCCTGACCACCGGCGTGATCGTGCATGGCCTGGACGATGCCGAGCGCAAGGCGGCCTATGCCTGCGACATCACCTACGGCACCAACAACGAATACGGCTTCGACTATCTGCGCGACAACATGAAGTACCGGCTCGAGGACATGGTCCAGCGGCCGCACTTCTTCGCCATCGTCGACGAGGTCGACTCCATCCTGATCGACGAGGCGCGCACGCCGCTGATCATCTCCGGCCCGCTCGACGACCGCTCCGACTTCTACAACACCATCGACGGCTTCCTGCCCAAGCTCGACAAGACCGATTTCGAGGTCGACGAGAAGCAGCGCACGGTGACGCTGACCGAAGCCGGCATGGAAAAGATCGAGACGCTGCTGCGCGATGCCGGCCAGCTCAAGGGCGAGTCGCTCTACGACGTCGAGAACGTCTCGGTTGTGCACCACATCAACCAGGCGCTGCGCGCCCACACGCTGTTCACGCGCGACAAGGACTACATCGTCCGAGACAACGAGGTCGTCATCATCGACGAGTTCACCGGCCGCATGATGCCGGGCCGCCGCTATTCGGAAGGCCTGCACCAGGCGCTGGAAGCCAAAGAGCACGTCCAGGTCCAGCCCGAGAACCAGACGCTGGCCTCGATCACCTTCCAGAACTACTTCCGCATGTACGAGAAGCTGGCCGGCATGACCGGTACGGCCGCGACCGAAGCGGACGAATTGTTCGACATCTACAAGCTCGAGGTCGTGGAGATCCCGACCAACCTGTCGATTGCGCGTCTCGACGAGGACGACGAGGTCTATCGCACGCAGAAGGAAAAATACCAGGCCATCCTCGCCGAGATCGAGCGCGCGAATTCGCGGCTGCAGCCGGTGCTTGTCGGCACGGCATCGATCGAGAAGTCGGAAGTGCTCGCCGAATTCCTGAAGCAGAACGGCTACAAGCAGATCGACTTCGGCAAGGAGCATGCGCTCGACAAGCTCTATGCCGCCGCCCGCGCCGGCAAGCCGGCAAAGCTGTTCGCGGTGCTGAACGCGCGCTTCCACGAGCAGGAAGCCTATATCGTCGCGGAAGCAGGCGTGCCCGGCGCGATCACGATCGCGACCAACATGGCCGGCCGCGGTACCGACATCAAGCTCGGTGGCTCGCTCGAGATGCGCCTCCAGCAGGAGACGGCCGGCATCACCGACGAGGCCGAGAAGGCCAAGAAGATCGAGCAGATCAAGGCCGACATCGAGCACTTCCGCGGCATCGTGCTGAAGGCCGAGGAGACCGTCGAGGTCGAGCCGGCGAAGGGCTCAAAGCCCGCCAAGACCGTGAAGAAGCCCGGCGGCCTCTACATCATCGGCTCCGAGCGCCATGAATCCCGCCGCATCGACAACCAGCTCCGCGGCCGTTCCGGCCGTCAGGGCGACCCCGGCCGCTCAAAGTTCTTCCTGTCGCTGGAAGACGATCTGATGCGCATCTTCGGCTCGGACCGTCTCGACAGCATGCTGCAGCGTCTCGGCCTGCAGGAGGGCGAGGCGATCATCCATCCCTGGATCAACAAGGCGCTCGAGAAGGCGCAGCAGAAGGTCGAGGCGCGCAACTTCGACATCCGCAAGAATCTCCTCAAGTTCGACAACGTCCAGAACGACCAGCGCAAGGTGATCTTCGACCAGCGCGTCGACCTGATGAAGGACGACAGCGTCGCCGAGACCGTCACCGACATGCGCCATGCCTTCATCGACGACCTCGTCGCCAAGCACGTGCCTGAGCATGCCTATGCCGAGCAGTGGGACGTCGCCGGCCTGAAGGACGAATTGAAGCGCGTGCTCGATCTCGACCTGCCGGTCGACGACTGGGCCAAGGAAGAAGGCATCGCGGACGAGGAGCTGCTGACCCGCATCGAGACCAAGGCCGACGAGCACATGGCCGCCAAGGTCGCGCAATGGGGCCCCGACGTGATGCGTTACGTCGAGAAGACCATCCTCTTGCAGACTCTCGACCATCTCTGGCGCGAGCACCTGATCATGCTCGACCATCTGCGGCAGGTCATTGGCCTCCGCGGCTACGGCCAGCGCGATCCGTTGCAGGAGTACAAGACCGAGGCCTTCAACCTCTTCCAGGAGATGAGCGCGCATCTGCGCGAGGCCGTCACGGCGCAGCTGATGCGCGTCGAGATCGTCCCGCCGGAGCAGGAAGCCCCCATCCTACCGGCGATGGAAGCGCACAAGTTCGACCCGAACACCGGCGAAGACGAAATGGCCCTCGCCAGCGTCACCCTCGCTCCGCAGGCGACCGACGCGGCGCTGCGCGACCCGAAGAACCCGGCCAGCTGGGGCAAGGTCGGCCGCAACGAGGACTGCCCCTGCGGCAGTGGCAAGAAGTACAAGCACTGCCACGGGCGGTATGCGTAA
- a CDS encoding MarR family transcriptional regulator: MAKPSKENSPITEHLAYLLAQANREINRQLELRLSKEGVPVEQWRILKVLSDGNGHSMGDLADAVLLNHPTLTKMIDRMVSDTLVYRVQDPNDRRKVLMFISDRGKVLCKKLNSLAVDQEEHILESYGDKSTSELKRLLESLIDSSN; this comes from the coding sequence GTGGCAAAACCGTCGAAAGAAAACTCCCCGATCACCGAACACCTCGCCTACCTGCTCGCGCAAGCCAACCGGGAGATCAACCGGCAGCTGGAACTGCGCTTGAGCAAAGAGGGCGTTCCCGTCGAGCAATGGCGCATCCTGAAAGTTCTCTCCGATGGCAACGGCCATTCGATGGGCGATCTCGCCGATGCCGTGCTGCTCAACCATCCGACGCTGACCAAGATGATCGACCGCATGGTCTCCGACACGCTGGTCTATCGCGTGCAGGACCCGAACGACCGCCGCAAGGTGCTGATGTTCATCTCCGACCGCGGCAAGGTGCTGTGCAAGAAGCTCAACTCGCTCGCGGTGGATCAGGAGGAGCACATCCTGGAGAGCTACGGCGACAAGTCCACGAGCGAATTGAAGCGGCTCCTGGAGAGCTTGATCGACAGCTCGAATTGA
- a CDS encoding substrate-binding domain-containing protein — MRATVNFPAHGGPALPPSLLFRNLSSSAADGALSPSDHMVFRRRRANKLRIGGFICCTGSPGVWGPCATNSAQLAVAEINKRGGILGREIEFSVYDAGGPLDEVLNRAEQAIAFDEIDLIVGLHTSAVRVALRDVTTRHRIPYIYTPVYEGGERTPGVMAIGETPRWQSRPSIHWLADVKKAKRWYLIGSDYVWPWQSHRAVKNYIRETGGHVVGEEFVPLGEDNHEPHLARIRAARPDVVLISLIGTDSSTFNRAFGECGLGATTLRLAGAMDETVLLGIGADNSENMFCASGYFTGTGARANDDFQSRYRAMFGPNAPPIGSVGQSGYEGLRFLEAVANKAGSLAMGPMLAAGRNIVYGGARGQVAIRNGHVRMPMHLAEADGLDFKLIKPV, encoded by the coding sequence GTGCGCGCGACGGTAAACTTCCCGGCTCACGGCGGCCCGGCGTTGCCGCCGTCCTTGCTGTTCAGGAATCTGTCGTCATCGGCGGCTGACGGTGCGTTGTCGCCGAGCGATCACATGGTCTTCCGGCGACGCCGCGCCAACAAGCTGCGCATCGGCGGCTTCATCTGCTGCACCGGCTCGCCTGGAGTGTGGGGGCCTTGTGCGACCAACAGCGCGCAGCTCGCCGTCGCCGAGATCAACAAGCGCGGCGGCATCCTCGGCCGCGAGATCGAGTTTTCCGTCTACGACGCTGGCGGACCGCTGGATGAAGTGCTGAACCGCGCCGAGCAGGCGATCGCGTTCGACGAGATCGATCTCATCGTGGGCTTGCACACCAGCGCGGTCCGCGTCGCCTTGCGCGACGTCACCACGCGGCATCGCATCCCCTACATCTACACGCCGGTCTATGAAGGCGGCGAGCGCACGCCGGGCGTGATGGCGATCGGCGAGACGCCGCGCTGGCAGAGCCGGCCATCGATCCACTGGCTGGCGGATGTCAAGAAAGCAAAGCGCTGGTACCTGATCGGCAGCGATTATGTCTGGCCCTGGCAATCGCACCGTGCCGTGAAGAACTACATCAGGGAAACCGGCGGCCACGTCGTCGGCGAGGAGTTCGTCCCCCTCGGCGAGGACAATCACGAGCCGCATCTGGCGCGCATTCGCGCCGCGCGGCCTGACGTGGTGCTGATCTCGCTGATCGGCACGGACAGCAGCACCTTCAATCGCGCCTTCGGCGAATGCGGCCTCGGCGCCACCACGCTGCGGCTTGCGGGCGCCATGGACGAGACGGTGCTGCTCGGCATCGGCGCGGACAACAGCGAGAACATGTTCTGCGCCTCGGGCTATTTCACCGGCACCGGCGCGCGCGCCAATGACGACTTCCAGAGCCGCTATCGCGCGATGTTCGGACCGAATGCGCCGCCGATCGGTTCGGTCGGGCAGTCCGGCTACGAAGGCCTGCGTTTTCTCGAAGCGGTCGCCAACAAGGCCGGCTCATTGGCGATGGGGCCCATGCTCGCAGCCGGCCGCAATATCGTCTACGGCGGCGCCCGCGGGCAGGTCGCCATCCGCAACGGGCATGTGCGGATGCCGATGCATCTCGCCGAGGCCGATGGTCTCGACTTCAAGCTGATCAAGCCGGTCTGA
- a CDS encoding amidase encodes MTVVLPTPAQLRSVAEQCGLSLTDDDVASFRGLMQGSIEAYNLVAAMPDEVPEVKYPRTPGYRPSAEENPRNAWYRKSTVKGAASGKLKGKTVALKDNIMLAGVPMTNGSSTLEGYVPDFDATIVTRMLDAGAEIKGKVHCEHFCLSGGSHTGSYGPVHNPHKMGYSAGGSSSGSGVVVALGEVDMAIGGDQGGSIRMPSSFCGIYGMKPTWGLVPYTGIMPIEIYVDHTGPMTATVADNALLLEVLAGDDGYDPRIKAPKVEEYTKALGQGVKGMKIGIVKEGFEQPVAEAAVNESVREAAKRFKDLGATVETVSIPMHLLGGAIWTPIGTEGLTQTMMFGDGYGLSRGDLYSTSLMDFHRGWRRQADSLSETTKLFMMLGTYINNNFGPRFYGKALNISRRLTAAYDKAFGDYDLLLMPTTPMKAAKLPEPNASREEYVARALEMISNTAPFDITHHPAMSLPCGMVDGLPIGLMLVGRMFEESTIYRAAHAFEQIGDWKKM; translated from the coding sequence GTGACAGTTGTCCTTCCCACGCCAGCCCAGCTTCGCAGTGTCGCCGAGCAGTGCGGTCTTTCGCTGACCGACGACGACGTCGCCTCGTTCCGCGGCCTGATGCAGGGCTCGATCGAGGCCTACAATCTCGTTGCCGCCATGCCCGACGAGGTGCCCGAGGTGAAATACCCGCGCACGCCCGGCTACAGGCCCTCGGCCGAGGAGAACCCTCGCAATGCCTGGTATCGCAAGTCGACCGTGAAGGGTGCCGCCAGTGGCAAGCTCAAGGGCAAGACGGTTGCCTTGAAGGACAACATCATGCTGGCCGGCGTTCCCATGACCAACGGCTCGTCGACCTTGGAAGGCTATGTGCCCGATTTCGACGCCACCATCGTCACGCGCATGCTGGATGCCGGCGCCGAGATCAAGGGCAAGGTGCATTGCGAGCACTTCTGCCTGTCCGGCGGCAGCCACACCGGCTCCTACGGGCCGGTGCATAATCCGCACAAGATGGGTTACTCGGCCGGCGGCTCGTCGTCGGGTTCGGGCGTCGTGGTTGCGCTCGGCGAGGTCGACATGGCGATCGGCGGCGACCAGGGCGGCTCGATCCGCATGCCGTCCTCGTTCTGCGGCATCTACGGCATGAAGCCGACCTGGGGCCTCGTGCCCTATACCGGGATCATGCCGATCGAGATCTATGTCGATCATACCGGCCCGATGACCGCGACGGTCGCCGACAACGCGCTGCTGCTCGAAGTGCTCGCCGGCGATGATGGCTACGATCCCCGCATCAAGGCGCCGAAGGTTGAGGAATACACCAAAGCACTCGGCCAGGGCGTCAAGGGCATGAAGATCGGCATAGTCAAGGAAGGCTTTGAGCAGCCGGTCGCAGAGGCCGCGGTGAATGAGAGCGTGCGCGAGGCGGCAAAGCGCTTCAAGGATTTGGGCGCCACGGTAGAGACCGTGTCGATCCCGATGCACCTCCTGGGTGGCGCGATCTGGACCCCGATCGGTACCGAAGGTCTGACCCAGACCATGATGTTCGGCGACGGCTACGGCCTCAGCCGCGGCGATCTCTATTCGACCTCGCTGATGGATTTTCATCGTGGCTGGCGCCGGCAGGCAGACTCCCTGTCGGAGACGACGAAGTTGTTCATGATGCTCGGCACCTACATCAACAACAATTTCGGTCCGCGCTTCTACGGCAAGGCGCTCAACATCTCCCGCCGGTTGACCGCCGCCTACGACAAGGCGTTCGGCGATTATGATCTGCTGCTGATGCCGACCACGCCGATGAAGGCGGCCAAGCTGCCGGAGCCCAATGCCAGCCGCGAGGAGTACGTTGCGCGCGCGCTCGAGATGATCTCGAACACCGCGCCGTTCGACATCACCCACCACCCCGCGATGTCGCTGCCCTGCGGCATGGTCGACGGCCTGCCGATCGGCCTGATGCTGGTCGGCCGCATGTTCGAGGAATCCACCATCTATCGTGCCGCCCATGCCTTCGAGCAGATCGGCGACTGGAAGAAGATGTGA
- a CDS encoding branched-chain amino acid ABC transporter permease, protein MANAFVAAFEILSFGAIIVLIVLGLGIIASMMGIFNFAQGEFVLLGAYITYLAYAKGLPIWAGMVAAPFVVGALGFVLEALIIRRFYAAPIVAMLGTYALGLIIREAVRGLIGGFYLTVPEPIGGSIDFGTIHISAWRFTIIVITVLVMAGCYLLLSRTSFGLRMRATLENPSLARASGISTPLMYGATFAFGSALAGLAGALIVPVFSLYADLGLRFLIQGFVAVMVGGVGSFIGPVAGAGVIGTLSAALPWLMAPVVADVLVFVLAIVFIKFRPQGLIAGKGV, encoded by the coding sequence ATGGCTAATGCGTTCGTCGCGGCGTTCGAAATCCTGAGCTTCGGCGCGATCATCGTCCTGATCGTGCTGGGGCTCGGGATCATCGCCAGCATGATGGGCATCTTCAACTTCGCGCAGGGCGAGTTCGTCCTGCTCGGGGCCTACATCACCTATCTCGCCTATGCCAAGGGCCTGCCGATCTGGGCCGGCATGGTCGCGGCGCCCTTTGTGGTCGGCGCGCTCGGTTTCGTGCTGGAGGCGCTGATCATCCGCCGCTTCTACGCCGCGCCGATCGTGGCGATGCTCGGCACCTACGCGCTCGGTCTCATCATCCGCGAAGCCGTGCGCGGCCTGATCGGCGGCTTCTATCTCACCGTGCCCGAGCCGATCGGCGGCTCCATCGATTTCGGCACGATCCACATCTCGGCCTGGCGCTTCACCATCATCGTCATCACGGTGCTGGTGATGGCGGGCTGCTACCTCCTGCTGTCGCGCACCAGCTTTGGCCTGCGCATGCGCGCGACACTGGAAAATCCGTCGCTGGCGCGCGCCTCCGGCATATCCACGCCGCTGATGTACGGCGCCACGTTCGCCTTCGGCTCCGCGCTCGCCGGTCTCGCCGGTGCGCTGATCGTGCCGGTGTTCAGCCTCTACGCCGATCTCGGCCTGCGCTTCCTGATCCAGGGCTTCGTCGCGGTGATGGTCGGCGGTGTCGGCTCCTTCATCGGGCCGGTCGCCGGTGCCGGCGTCATCGGCACCCTCAGCGCCGCGCTGCCCTGGCTCATGGCGCCCGTCGTCGCCGACGTCCTCGTCTTCGTTCTCGCCATTGTTTTCATCAAATTCCGGCCACAGGGCCTCATCGCTGGAAAAGGGGTTTAG
- a CDS encoding substrate-binding protein, with translation MFDRTQLSRRRFLSNFAFTSGAVATGVGSWVIPAPWANAAEAPIKVGIATDLTGPIAYAGNADANVAKMVIKEINAAGGLLGRPLELYIEDTASNESVAVGNVRKLIQRDKVDMVLGGITSSMRNAIKDPIVARGKTLYIYPQLYEGKECTPYLFCTGPTPAQQCDEFIPWLIKNGGKKFALPSANYVWPHTLNVYARKVIESNGGEVVFEEYYPLDQVDFSATVNRIVSNKVDVVFNTVIPPGVGPFFKQLYEAGFLKNGGRLACVYYDENTLNINQANEIEGLASCLDYFKVLTKENPFDAKIQAAYEKDFPGNFLFAAGSAATGTYRGLKLWEAAVKEAGKIDRESVAAALDHAKIAEGPGGPAEMVPGKRHCKMKMYTAVAKGGNYEIVARSEGLVDPKEC, from the coding sequence ATGTTCGATCGTACTCAGCTCTCACGCCGTCGCTTCCTCTCCAATTTCGCCTTTACCTCCGGCGCGGTCGCAACCGGCGTCGGCAGCTGGGTGATCCCGGCGCCCTGGGCCAATGCCGCGGAAGCTCCGATCAAGGTCGGTATCGCGACCGATCTCACCGGTCCCATCGCCTATGCCGGCAATGCCGATGCAAATGTCGCAAAGATGGTGATCAAGGAGATCAACGCGGCCGGCGGTCTGCTCGGTCGTCCGCTCGAGCTCTATATCGAGGACACCGCCTCCAACGAATCCGTCGCCGTCGGCAACGTCCGCAAGCTGATCCAGCGCGACAAGGTCGACATGGTGCTGGGCGGCATCACCTCGTCGATGCGCAATGCGATCAAGGACCCGATCGTGGCGCGCGGCAAGACGCTCTACATCTATCCGCAGCTCTACGAGGGCAAGGAATGCACACCCTATCTGTTCTGCACCGGACCGACGCCGGCTCAGCAATGCGACGAGTTCATCCCCTGGCTGATCAAGAACGGCGGCAAGAAATTTGCGCTGCCGAGCGCCAACTATGTCTGGCCGCACACGCTCAACGTCTATGCCCGCAAGGTGATTGAATCGAACGGCGGCGAGGTCGTGTTCGAGGAATACTATCCGCTCGACCAGGTCGATTTCTCCGCGACGGTCAACCGCATCGTCTCCAACAAGGTCGATGTCGTCTTCAACACCGTCATCCCGCCGGGTGTCGGCCCCTTCTTCAAGCAGCTCTATGAGGCCGGCTTCCTCAAGAACGGCGGGCGCCTCGCCTGCGTCTACTATGACGAGAACACGCTCAACATCAATCAGGCCAACGAGATCGAGGGCCTCGCGAGCTGTCTCGACTATTTCAAGGTGCTGACCAAGGAGAACCCGTTCGACGCCAAGATCCAGGCGGCCTATGAGAAGGATTTTCCGGGCAACTTCCTGTTCGCGGCCGGCAGCGCCGCGACCGGCACCTACCGCGGCCTGAAGCTGTGGGAAGCCGCGGTGAAGGAAGCCGGCAAGATCGATCGCGAGTCGGTCGCAGCCGCGCTCGACCACGCCAAGATCGCCGAAGGTCCCGGGGGACCGGCCGAAATGGTACCGGGCAAGCGGCACTGCAAGATGAAGATGTACACGGCGGTCGCCAAGGGCGGGAACTACGAGATCGTCGCGCGCAGCGAGGGTCTGGTCGATCCCAAGGAATGCTGA
- a CDS encoding branched-chain amino acid ABC transporter permease, with the protein MLKSMGAAKQAVQVDVSGESNVPVIERASSERVTARKILPIVEGVVLVAALIAPLVLQDYLTVFATRVIILALFALSFDLVWGYAGIMSFGQALFFGSAGYGVALLARDLDITNIFLVLPAGTLIGLTFALLLGGFLLLGRHPSSVIFASLGTLTGSYAADRLARGWYYLGGQNGIPSIAPMSISGYEFTEGPAFYYLVLGILVVVYLLCRFLVRSQFGLALAGLRENEQRIAFFGYKAQHLKAIIFAIGGAIAGLAGSLYAFHEGFVWPNMVGVVVSTQVVLYVLFGGSGTLIGAVIGTVIVEGVSFWLSDNYRDIWPIILGMLLLLVILFRPLGLISFVLGERERVGSFGAKPKDSVKEKRNAP; encoded by the coding sequence ATGCTGAAATCCATGGGTGCAGCTAAGCAGGCGGTTCAAGTCGATGTCAGCGGCGAGTCAAATGTTCCGGTGATCGAACGCGCTTCATCGGAGCGAGTAACCGCGCGAAAGATCCTGCCGATCGTGGAGGGCGTGGTGCTCGTCGCCGCGCTGATCGCGCCGCTGGTGCTGCAGGACTATCTCACGGTGTTCGCGACGCGCGTGATCATCCTTGCGCTGTTCGCGCTGTCGTTCGATCTGGTCTGGGGTTATGCCGGCATCATGAGCTTCGGGCAGGCCCTGTTCTTCGGCTCGGCTGGCTATGGCGTGGCGCTGCTGGCGCGCGACCTCGACATCACCAACATCTTCCTGGTGCTGCCCGCGGGCACGCTGATCGGCCTCACCTTCGCACTGTTGCTTGGCGGCTTCCTGCTGCTGGGACGGCACCCCTCCAGCGTGATCTTCGCGTCGCTCGGCACGCTCACCGGCTCCTACGCCGCCGATCGCCTTGCGCGCGGCTGGTACTATCTCGGGGGCCAGAACGGCATCCCCTCCATCGCGCCAATGTCGATCAGTGGCTACGAATTCACGGAGGGGCCGGCCTTCTATTATCTCGTGCTCGGCATCCTCGTCGTGGTTTACCTGCTCTGCCGCTTCCTGGTGCGCTCGCAGTTTGGCCTCGCGCTCGCGGGCTTGCGCGAGAACGAGCAGCGCATTGCCTTCTTCGGCTACAAGGCGCAGCATCTTAAGGCGATCATCTTCGCGATCGGCGGCGCGATCGCAGGCCTCGCCGGCAGCCTCTATGCTTTCCACGAGGGCTTTGTCTGGCCCAACATGGTCGGCGTCGTCGTCTCCACGCAAGTGGTGCTCTACGTCCTGTTCGGCGGCTCCGGCACGCTGATCGGCGCCGTCATCGGCACTGTCATCGTCGAGGGCGTCAGCTTCTGGCTCTCGGACAATTATCGCGACATCTGGCCGATCATTCTGGGCATGCTGTTGCTGCTGGTGATCCTGTTCCGGCCGCTCGGTCTGATCAGCTTCGTGCTCGGCGAGCGCGAGCGGGTCGGCAGCTTTGGTGCCAAGCCCAAGGACAGCGTCAAGGAGAAGCGCAATGCTCCTTGA